The Vescimonas coprocola genome includes a window with the following:
- a CDS encoding ABC transporter substrate-binding protein yields the protein MKLVCMVLTLAMLLGLLAGCGGKGGDDSNGGGSDQTLLLGLIGPMTGDYAHYGTSTRDGAQVAVEEINAAGGVNGWQLKLQTEDSQGDPDSAISAFGKLMDDKMDVSLGCVLSGEAQSVITAAKNDNVLVVTCTSSAEKCIQGNDKAFRVCFNDPAQGTASANYIADNKLGSKIAVFYQSDIDYSAGLVETFTAQAAQRGLTIVTQQAFTEGTKTDFSTQINAIRDSGCDLVLLPIYAAEASVFLTQAQGKLDGIKVFGCDGLDGLQTKVSDMTMLEGVMMLTPFAVDAPDTKTQTFVDKFTKLHGSAPDQFAADAYDAVYAVKAAMEACGKTPADADFTSAMVDAMYTITVDGLTGTMQWDTSREPAKNAKAMVFAADGTTSLLG from the coding sequence ATGAAACTTGTATGTATGGTATTGACGCTGGCCATGCTGCTGGGCCTGCTGGCCGGATGCGGCGGCAAGGGCGGCGATGACAGCAACGGCGGCGGAAGCGACCAGACTCTGCTGCTGGGCCTCATCGGCCCCATGACCGGTGACTACGCCCACTATGGTACCTCCACCCGTGACGGCGCTCAGGTGGCTGTGGAGGAGATCAACGCCGCCGGCGGCGTCAACGGCTGGCAGCTCAAGCTGCAGACCGAGGACTCTCAGGGCGATCCCGACTCCGCCATCTCTGCCTTTGGCAAGCTGATGGACGATAAGATGGACGTCTCTCTGGGCTGCGTGCTGTCCGGCGAGGCCCAGTCCGTCATCACCGCCGCCAAGAACGACAACGTACTCGTCGTCACCTGTACCTCCTCTGCCGAGAAGTGCATTCAGGGCAACGACAAGGCCTTCCGTGTCTGCTTCAACGACCCGGCACAGGGTACTGCCTCCGCCAACTATATCGCTGACAACAAGCTGGGCAGCAAGATCGCCGTGTTCTATCAGTCCGATATCGACTACTCTGCCGGTCTGGTGGAGACCTTCACTGCTCAGGCGGCCCAGCGGGGTCTGACCATCGTCACCCAGCAGGCCTTCACTGAGGGTACCAAGACGGATTTCTCCACCCAGATCAACGCCATCCGTGATTCCGGCTGCGATTTGGTGCTCCTGCCCATCTATGCCGCTGAGGCCTCCGTGTTCCTGACTCAGGCTCAGGGTAAGCTGGACGGCATCAAGGTCTTTGGCTGCGACGGTCTGGACGGCCTGCAGACCAAGGTCTCCGACATGACTATGCTGGAGGGTGTTATGATGCTGACCCCCTTTGCCGTGGACGCTCCCGACACCAAGACCCAGACCTTCGTGGACAAGTTCACCAAGCTCCACGGCTCCGCTCCTGACCAGTTCGCCGCCGACGCCTACGACGCCGTGTATGCCGTGAAGGCGGCCATGGAGGCCTGCGGCAAGACCCCTGCTGATGCCGACTTTACCTCCGCCATGGTGGACGCCATGTACACCATCACCGTGGACGGCCTCACCGGCACCATGC
- a CDS encoding TasA family protein, whose protein sequence is MTNRKSTKRALLGSVVAMVLCLAMLVGATFAWFTDTASTGVNKIQAGNLDVALEYSTDFKTWNKVTDTTKLFEESTVWEPGRTEVVYLRVKNAGTLALKYTVGMYNINEGRGKNVAGEFYYLSNYVKLGAVETTAAYADREAAINAVNAEARTLKSIGSSAIIGEDQMVMLAPEADAKTYALVLYMPTEVGNEANPKNNDPYWASKFSFGISVNATQAEYENDSYDNTYDHAAPELFYAESFSHGTHEITKNIQANGRYGAVQAEKTAQITIDADVYAVYTKGADGQNAAMAVEAGGTSKVIIKGGDFRQVGVPADDPVCDLIYATDKATIEIQGGTFKAVTPANTLNVIDSARGVAKIIVSGGSFYKYDPSHPAMGENEVFVADGYHVEQNGDWYTVVKN, encoded by the coding sequence ATGACAAACCGCAAGAGCACCAAACGGGCCTTGCTGGGCAGCGTCGTGGCCATGGTCCTGTGTCTGGCTATGCTGGTAGGCGCTACCTTCGCATGGTTCACCGACACCGCAAGTACCGGCGTCAACAAGATTCAGGCCGGTAATCTGGATGTGGCGTTGGAGTACAGCACAGATTTTAAGACCTGGAACAAGGTAACCGACACGACCAAGCTGTTTGAGGAAAGCACTGTATGGGAACCCGGTCGTACAGAGGTTGTGTATCTACGTGTCAAAAACGCAGGAACACTTGCTCTGAAGTATACCGTTGGTATGTATAACATCAATGAAGGCAGAGGAAAAAATGTCGCAGGCGAGTTTTATTACCTCAGCAACTATGTGAAATTGGGCGCAGTGGAAACCACTGCTGCATATGCAGATCGTGAAGCGGCAATCAATGCTGTGAATGCAGAAGCTAGGACGCTTAAGTCCATCGGTTCCAGTGCTATTATTGGTGAAGATCAGATGGTAATGCTTGCGCCTGAGGCTGATGCTAAGACGTATGCACTGGTGCTGTATATGCCCACGGAAGTCGGCAACGAGGCAAATCCGAAAAACAACGATCCGTATTGGGCATCAAAGTTTTCTTTCGGTATTAGCGTGAATGCGACGCAGGCAGAGTATGAAAACGATTCGTATGACAATACATACGACCATGCTGCACCGGAGCTGTTTTATGCCGAGAGCTTTTCTCATGGCACGCATGAAATCACCAAGAATATTCAGGCCAACGGCAGATATGGTGCAGTGCAGGCTGAAAAGACAGCGCAGATTACGATCGACGCCGATGTGTACGCCGTGTATACCAAGGGTGCGGACGGACAGAATGCAGCCATGGCCGTTGAAGCCGGTGGCACCAGTAAGGTTATCATCAAAGGCGGTGACTTCCGTCAGGTTGGCGTTCCGGCAGACGATCCCGTTTGCGATCTGATCTATGCAACCGATAAGGCTACGATTGAGATTCAAGGCGGTACCTTCAAGGCGGTTACCCCGGCGAATACGCTGAATGTGATCGATTCTGCAAGAGGCGTTGCCAAGATCATCGTCAGTGGTGGTTCTTTCTACAAGTATGACCCGTCTCATCCCGCTATGGGCGAAAACGAAGTTTTCGTTGCTGACGGCTACCATGTTGAACAGAACGGCGATTGGTACACCGTAGTCAAGAACTAA
- a CDS encoding TasA family protein — protein MTNRKSTKRALLGSVVAMVLCLAMLVGATFAWFTDTASTGVNKIQAGNLDVQLQYATAWDEKGNVTTWADAQGKQLEFKKAAGAENEAVLWEPGCTYELPELRVVNKGNLALKYKVAITGINGSAKLNDVIDWTINDADINLTEMQLKAGEEGAAFTIKGHMQESAGNDYMNESIDGIAITVVATQNTVESDSFNNTYDANATYPVVAVGDVNTDGDTVIQDREKDPTVIATIPAGSTDAGKLTLVKTEGQTPANIEIVTGTDAVTTEVRLEDQNGNKVTAAGGKFFTIALQLEKKLNVIGFYHSETPLTKAESAEAVKAANDTYYYDAATGLLTFSTDDFSPFTVVTSSSVFNGGNGTKANPYLVATGEQALKMEDAKGYFKLVDDIVVTDEIYLSGKTVTVDLNGHSIRLEYAAGAKPNNGSVFYIGGKKGNLTINDSSEGQTGAVYGSDKTYTNKVTSAVRAGNYGRLTINGGHFYGTSEGTSCIFVYTSMSSGSKATVTINGGKFETATPSNGTYYVLNHQDNATAGCTITVNGGSFKNYNPGVTTVDPVNAKTGKITLGAGCTTTSTVEGSDTWYTVSK, from the coding sequence ATGACAAACCGCAAGAGCACCAAACGGGCCTTGCTGGGCAGCGTCGTGGCCATGGTCCTGTGCCTGGCCATGCTGGTAGGCGCTACCTTTGCATGGTTCACCGACACCGCAAGCACCGGTGTCAACAAGATCCAGGCCGGCAATCTGGATGTTCAGCTCCAGTACGCCACTGCATGGGACGAGAAAGGCAATGTCACCACCTGGGCCGATGCACAGGGCAAGCAGCTGGAATTCAAGAAGGCCGCTGGCGCTGAAAACGAGGCCGTTCTGTGGGAGCCGGGCTGCACCTATGAGCTGCCGGAGCTGCGTGTGGTGAACAAGGGCAATCTGGCCCTGAAGTACAAGGTGGCCATCACCGGCATCAACGGCAGCGCCAAGCTGAATGATGTCATCGACTGGACCATCAATGATGCGGATATCAACCTGACCGAGATGCAGCTGAAGGCCGGGGAAGAGGGCGCCGCCTTCACCATCAAGGGTCATATGCAGGAGTCCGCCGGCAACGACTACATGAACGAGTCTATCGACGGCATTGCCATCACCGTGGTGGCCACCCAGAACACCGTGGAGAGCGACAGCTTCAACAACACCTACGATGCCAACGCCACCTATCCCGTGGTGGCTGTGGGCGATGTGAATACCGACGGCGACACGGTGATCCAGGACCGTGAGAAGGACCCCACTGTGATCGCTACCATTCCCGCAGGCAGCACCGATGCCGGAAAGCTGACGCTGGTCAAGACAGAAGGGCAGACTCCGGCCAACATTGAGATCGTCACCGGCACCGACGCCGTTACCACCGAGGTCCGTCTGGAGGATCAGAACGGCAACAAGGTCACGGCAGCGGGCGGCAAGTTCTTTACCATCGCCCTGCAGCTGGAGAAGAAGCTGAACGTGATCGGGTTCTATCACTCCGAGACACCGCTGACCAAGGCGGAGAGCGCCGAGGCGGTCAAGGCGGCCAACGACACCTACTATTATGATGCTGCCACCGGCCTGCTGACCTTCAGCACCGATGATTTCTCTCCCTTCACTGTGGTGACCTCCAGCAGTGTTTTCAACGGCGGCAATGGCACCAAGGCGAACCCCTATCTGGTGGCTACCGGTGAGCAGGCGTTGAAGATGGAAGATGCCAAGGGCTACTTCAAGCTGGTGGACGATATCGTGGTCACCGACGAGATCTATCTGTCCGGCAAGACAGTGACCGTGGATCTGAACGGCCACTCCATCCGGCTGGAGTATGCAGCGGGCGCAAAGCCTAATAACGGCAGCGTGTTTTATATCGGCGGCAAGAAGGGCAACCTGACTATCAATGACAGCAGCGAGGGCCAGACCGGCGCGGTATACGGCTCGGATAAGACCTACACCAACAAGGTGACCTCTGCGGTTCGTGCGGGCAACTATGGCAGGCTGACCATCAACGGCGGCCATTTCTATGGTACCAGCGAGGGGACCTCCTGTATCTTCGTCTACACCAGCATGAGCAGTGGAAGCAAGGCTACGGTGACCATCAACGGCGGTAAGTTCGAGACGGCCACCCCCAGCAATGGGACGTATTATGTGCTGAACCACCAGGATAATGCTACCGCCGGCTGCACCATTACGGTAAACGGCGGCAGCTTCAAAAATTATAATCCCGGCGTGACAACGGTAGACCCGGTCAATGCCAAAACCGGCAAGATCACTCTGGGTGCCGGCTGCACCACGACCTCCACTGTTGAAGGCAGCGACACTTGGTACACGGTGAGCAAGTAA
- a CDS encoding sensor histidine kinase, producing MTLSRMDEEESPLKLSDFAVSEAVEETAESFRDFARSQGHPLELAIVPGLTYCGDEYAVRQLVSILLDNAVKYALPETPIRFVLEKGKRGVVLRCSNACTPLAEGETEKLFDRFYRSDQARSADGSFGVGLSIARSIAEGHHGFIRAQCPQPGEIVFTAQLR from the coding sequence GTGACGCTCTCCCGCATGGACGAGGAGGAGTCGCCGCTGAAGCTGTCGGACTTCGCCGTCAGCGAGGCGGTGGAGGAGACGGCGGAGTCCTTCCGGGATTTTGCCCGGTCTCAGGGCCATCCGCTGGAGCTTGCTATCGTGCCGGGGCTTACCTACTGCGGCGATGAGTACGCCGTGCGGCAGCTGGTGTCTATCCTGCTGGATAACGCCGTGAAGTATGCCCTGCCGGAGACACCCATCCGGTTTGTGCTGGAGAAGGGAAAACGGGGCGTCGTCCTGCGGTGCAGCAATGCCTGTACACCGCTGGCCGAGGGGGAGACAGAGAAGCTCTTTGACCGGTTCTATCGGTCGGATCAGGCCCGCTCCGCCGACGGCAGCTTCGGTGTGGGGCTGTCCATCGCCCGGAGCATTGCCGAGGGACACCACGGCTTCATCCGGGCCCAATGCCCTCAGCCGGGTGAGATCGTGTTCACGGCGCAGCTGCGGTAA
- a CDS encoding helix-turn-helix domain-containing protein: MKQYPNIDAIIEDSDTKVQDLAKVIGVSTKQIRRWRDGTSEMGIEKLEKLCRYYHVSADYILGLPRDLDWPRG; encoded by the coding sequence ATGAAGCAATATCCAAACATTGATGCCATTATCGAGGACAGCGACACCAAGGTGCAGGATCTGGCGAAGGTCATCGGCGTCAGCACCAAGCAGATCCGGCGCTGGCGGGACGGTACCAGCGAAATGGGCATCGAAAAGCTGGAGAAGCTGTGCCGGTATTATCACGTCAGCGCCGACTACATTCTGGGGCTGCCCAGAGATCTGGACTGGCCCAGAGGCTGA
- a CDS encoding signal peptidase I, whose protein sequence is MTAKKLLQIISTILVALVVLLAVALVGVRLAGIRTFTVLSGSMEPTYHVGSLIYVKKVDPTTIQPGQVITFMLDENTVATHRVVEVVPDEDDPSTLRFRTKGDANDAEDGSLVHYKNVIGTPVFAIPKLGYAANYIQHPPGLYVAISAGAVLLLLTFLPDLLSGGSDKGQGKRIRQDSQKA, encoded by the coding sequence ATGACCGCAAAAAAGCTCTTACAGATCATCAGCACCATTCTGGTGGCGCTGGTAGTACTTCTGGCCGTGGCGCTGGTCGGCGTCCGACTGGCCGGCATCCGCACCTTCACCGTTCTGTCCGGGTCCATGGAACCCACTTACCACGTAGGCTCCCTCATCTACGTGAAAAAAGTGGACCCCACCACCATCCAGCCGGGACAGGTCATCACCTTCATGCTGGATGAGAACACCGTGGCCACCCACCGGGTGGTGGAGGTGGTCCCCGACGAGGACGATCCCTCCACTCTGCGCTTCCGCACCAAGGGCGACGCCAACGACGCCGAGGACGGCAGCCTCGTCCACTACAAAAACGTCATCGGCACCCCGGTGTTTGCCATTCCCAAGCTGGGCTACGCAGCCAATTACATCCAGCATCCCCCCGGCCTGTACGTGGCCATCTCCGCCGGGGCCGTCCTGCTGCTGCTGACCTTCCTGCCGGACCTGCTCTCCGGCGGCTCCGACAAGGGGCAGGGCAAGCGCATCCGTCAGGACAGTCAAAAGGCATAG
- a CDS encoding SipW-dependent-type signal peptide-containing protein, whose product MKARNRIKPLLTLCCALLLVAAGVFGTLAYLTGTDTVNNTFTVGNVKITLDEAKVTTDGTPVEGADRVKANEYHLLPGHTYTKDPTVTVEEGSDLSYVRMKVTFNNAKAIIALCTDPEFAEDGPTGVENAYPLIRMVKFVEANAPKWDGIIPDNMVETEEMLANAKYFVYDKPTDTLTYYFYYNETVAAPDGDVVLPVLFDKVTLPEWVTNDQLATLENFQITVVAEAIQADGFANAGAAWAAFNG is encoded by the coding sequence ATGAAAGCAAGGAACCGCATCAAACCCCTGTTGACCCTGTGCTGCGCCCTGCTGCTGGTAGCCGCCGGTGTGTTCGGCACGCTGGCCTACCTCACCGGCACAGACACGGTCAACAACACCTTCACCGTCGGCAACGTGAAGATCACGCTGGACGAGGCCAAGGTGACCACCGACGGCACGCCTGTGGAGGGCGCTGACCGTGTGAAGGCCAACGAGTACCATCTGCTCCCCGGCCACACCTACACCAAGGACCCCACCGTCACCGTTGAGGAGGGCAGCGACCTGAGCTACGTCCGCATGAAGGTCACCTTCAACAACGCCAAGGCCATCATCGCCCTGTGTACTGACCCCGAGTTTGCCGAGGACGGCCCCACCGGCGTGGAGAACGCCTATCCCCTGATCCGCATGGTGAAGTTTGTGGAAGCCAATGCCCCCAAGTGGGACGGCATCATCCCCGATAACATGGTGGAGACAGAGGAAATGCTGGCCAATGCCAAGTACTTCGTCTACGACAAGCCCACTGACACTCTGACCTACTATTTCTATTACAACGAGACCGTTGCCGCCCCCGACGGTGATGTGGTCCTGCCTGTCCTGTTTGACAAAGTGACCCTGCCCGAGTGGGTCACCAACGACCAGCTGGCCACTCTGGAGAATTTCCAGATCACCGTGGTGGCCGAGGCCATTCAGGCCGACGGCTTCGCCAATGCCGGCGCCGCTTGGGCCGCCTTCAACGGCTGA
- a CDS encoding SipW-dependent-type signal peptide-containing protein, with protein sequence MKKKTLALVLALTLLVAGVVGGTLAWLTDQTAEVKNTFTVGDINIGLTETTADYKMVPGNTIAKDPTVTVQANSEACWLFVQVTKSENLDTFITYAIAEGWTELQDGVYYREVPASAADQTFSVLAGNTVTVNNTVTKTMLETAKTDAPTLTFKAYAVQKDNVASASDAWAKVNP encoded by the coding sequence ATGAAAAAGAAAACTCTGGCGCTGGTTCTGGCTCTGACCCTGTTGGTGGCCGGTGTCGTCGGCGGCACGCTGGCTTGGCTGACCGATCAGACCGCCGAGGTGAAGAACACCTTCACCGTGGGCGATATCAACATCGGCCTCACCGAGACCACCGCAGACTACAAGATGGTTCCCGGCAACACCATCGCCAAGGACCCCACCGTCACCGTTCAGGCCAACTCTGAGGCCTGCTGGCTGTTCGTGCAGGTCACGAAGTCCGAGAATCTGGACACTTTCATCACCTATGCCATCGCAGAGGGTTGGACGGAGCTGCAAGACGGCGTTTACTACCGTGAGGTTCCCGCCTCCGCCGCCGACCAGACCTTCTCTGTGCTGGCAGGTAACACCGTCACTGTGAACAACACTGTTACCAAGACTATGCTCGAAACCGCCAAGACGGATGCCCCCACCCTGACCTTTAAGGCCTACGCCGTGCAGAAGGACAATGTTGCCTCTGCCTCCGATGCTTGGGCCAAGGTCAACCCCTAA
- a CDS encoding SipW-dependent-type signal peptide-containing protein: protein MKKKITALFLCVALAAIAIVGASLAYFTDTDNETNTFAVGNVKIDLIEQERGENGLQPFTQNKKLSPIVGSAQGEKDELGMPTAKNYVDKMVTVQNTGSEKAYIRAYFAIPAALDDGYETFNAGMNVLHFNFGNKVVDGNITSTEGVEWNWMHDGKWNYFETTMDGIKYNVYFADYYQAVEAGATTEQLVQGVYLDKSVDFGKDGKCYAFGKEVTLDEGWDWSSVSCPVFAVACQAEGFDSAAEAMDAAFGANYNPWGGTATNWQ, encoded by the coding sequence ATGAAAAAGAAGATCACTGCCCTGTTCCTGTGCGTGGCGCTGGCCGCCATCGCCATCGTCGGTGCCTCTCTGGCCTACTTCACCGACACCGACAACGAAACCAATACCTTTGCCGTGGGCAACGTCAAGATCGACCTGATCGAGCAGGAGCGTGGCGAGAATGGCCTTCAGCCCTTCACGCAGAACAAGAAGCTGTCCCCCATCGTCGGCTCTGCACAGGGCGAGAAGGATGAGCTGGGTATGCCCACCGCCAAGAACTACGTGGACAAGATGGTCACCGTCCAGAACACCGGCTCCGAGAAGGCCTATATCCGTGCCTACTTCGCCATCCCCGCCGCTCTGGACGACGGCTATGAGACCTTCAACGCCGGCATGAACGTCCTGCACTTCAACTTCGGCAACAAGGTCGTTGACGGCAATATCACCTCCACGGAGGGCGTTGAGTGGAACTGGATGCATGACGGCAAGTGGAACTACTTCGAGACCACCATGGACGGCATCAAGTACAATGTCTACTTCGCCGACTACTATCAGGCCGTTGAGGCCGGTGCCACCACCGAGCAGCTCGTTCAGGGCGTGTATCTCGACAAGTCCGTCGATTTCGGCAAGGATGGCAAGTGCTACGCCTTTGGCAAGGAAGTCACTCTGGACGAGGGCTGGGATTGGAGCAGCGTCTCCTGCCCCGTGTTCGCCGTAGCCTGTCAGGCAGAGGGCTTTGACAGCGCTGCCGAGGCTATGGATGCCGCCTTCGGCGCCAACTACAATCCTTGGGGCGGTACCGCCACCAACTGGCAGTAA
- a CDS encoding TasA family protein, producing MKRKLLLLSVLAICVATLAAGTLAYFSADGTARNVITTGNVSIAVEEWADADKTQPFEDLTGIMPGTTVTKIAEVRNTGEADAWIRVRLTSDIRLTGDGTPDPSLVKPDLNTTDWTLGPDGYLYCNKAIRPGETTAPLFTCVTFDAGMGNEYQDATATVHVAAEAVQTANNGVTALEALGWPTQG from the coding sequence ATGAAACGAAAGCTGTTATTACTGTCGGTGCTGGCCATCTGCGTGGCCACGCTGGCAGCCGGAACGCTGGCGTATTTCAGCGCCGACGGAACGGCACGCAATGTCATCACCACCGGCAATGTCTCCATTGCTGTGGAGGAGTGGGCGGATGCGGATAAGACCCAGCCCTTCGAGGATCTTACCGGCATCATGCCCGGCACCACCGTCACCAAAATTGCCGAGGTCCGCAACACCGGCGAAGCCGACGCATGGATCCGTGTCCGCCTCACCAGCGACATCCGCCTCACCGGCGACGGCACGCCGGACCCCTCGCTGGTAAAGCCCGACCTCAACACCACCGACTGGACGCTGGGTCCCGACGGCTACCTCTACTGCAACAAGGCCATCCGCCCCGGCGAGACCACCGCCCCTCTGTTCACCTGCGTCACCTTTGACGCCGGTATGGGCAACGAGTATCAGGATGCCACCGCCACAGTCCATGTGGCCGCCGAGGCTGTCCAGACTGCCAACAACGGCGTCACCGCTCTGGAGGCGCTGGGCTGGCCAACGCAGGGTTAA